The Xiphias gladius isolate SHS-SW01 ecotype Sanya breed wild chromosome 17, ASM1685928v1, whole genome shotgun sequence genome includes the window ATCCTTCATTATCTCATCAGTAATAACATTCACTAGTACCAGTAACGCTCATAATAGTCTGCTATGCTGTGTGAAAGAATACGACGAAGTAATTTGAGGCAAAAACTTCAGCCCGTCAACATAAGCGGCAGGATTGTTCAGATCCACATGTAATTGAATGTTGAAACGTTGTTTTCCTGCTTCTAAGGGGTCGCCACCGTCACATTACTGGCTTACCCTCCATGTTCCTTCAGGCTAGGGGTCCCTgaatcacaaaaacaagaagagagagCTGGAAAGTACCGATAGGCTTTGTTCCATTTTTGTCAAAGCCATTTGACCAGATACCAACAGATAGATGTGTTGCAATTTACAGCAGCTTcactcaattttattttaattttagttcTACGTCTTTTGAAGCTAATGCCTTAGTTTTTGCCCCACAGCCTTTTGATTACGATTTCCTTGAAATGTGTGAGGTtatgacagaagaaaaactttGCCCTGAATTGTTTATGAACTCACAGAATATCTGGAACAGCACCAAATTTCGATCCATCTTAACAACCTTCTAAGGGAAAAGACTAAATACAATCCCATGAGAAGAAAACAAGTCCTTTATTCTGCTTCAAACAGGGACATGAGTGTCATCTTGCGTCTAACCtaatataaaaacagcaataaaaacaatgaatacactttaaaaaatgtaaaacaagcGTGTAGAAATTGATGAGCAGTGAGGCTACCACACTGCCAAAACATCTTAATGTCTCTATACAGTTACATTTCTAAAAACCCGGTCTTTCTGGGTGTCATAGAAAAAGGTTTTTGATTCTCACACTCTCATCACATCCATCATAAACAATGTAGCACAGTAAAAAACCCACAGAAATGTGGTCTGACATGTTACAAGCACAGCCTGAGTGTACATAACAGCCGAGTCCCTTCAGTTTTGATCCGATACGACCACGTGAGACGAAACGACTGAGCTGCTCATCGACCCTGTGATAGAAGAGAGAAATACgtgaagatttttttccatcatctacacatcagtctgtctgtgcgtgtgtgtgtgtgtgtgtgcgtgtccatGTCCACAGACGCACCTGTTGCTTCTTAATAATCTCATCTCTTGTCTTGAAGACCGGTGCGTCCTCCACCACGATGCCCTCAGCCATTTCTTTGACTTTCTCCAGGAGCTCTGTGCTATACCTGCAATCAGTGCATAACGACCCACGGTTATTCAACAGCCGTAATAACTCTGTTCATATTTCTAAGAGGACGTAGTGTAGTGAATAATGAGctgataattgattcattgtcCTATTTCAAGGAAAAAACGACAAACATTCTCaatttccagcttttcaaatgtaagGATGTGTTTTGCTGATTCCCTTCGTCTTGAATGATAATGAATTCAAGTTTTTTGGGCTGTTGGAGAAGCAATTTGGTGAAATCCCTTTgcaaattgtgatggacatttttcactactttctgactTTTAATTGGCCAAACTATTAAAtcgagaaaaaaaattaaagccatcattagttgcagccctaaatcaGTGTATCAATTTTAcgaattataaataaaaaaaatctgcattttttccccctccatttTGAATCATACCACAAAAAATAAGTACTTTGGTGTTTGTAGTGTACTGAGAAGGCTACGTACAAAACCTTAAATCTAAAATTAAGACTTTGGTGATCAGCTTTCAGTTTTGACCAGATTGACTTTAAAGATGCTTAAGGAAtccttcaaaaatgtttttgttgcacaCTTATGAAGATGATTAACTGATATGTTGTTGGTGGATTTTTGAAACTCAAAGGTATTGATATAAGCCTCAAAAATTGGCTATGCTCCTttgattatactgtattatacatacatagatactCTAAAGTTTTTAGTACTGgtgtatttatgtgtaagtAGCCTTTTACTGTTATAGTGGGTCGAGGCGGCGCAAAATTGAATGATTCTATATAGTGTTGGACACTTTAATCTGCGAACCCCCACTCTCACGCCATAAAAACCTAAAATCTGTCAGTGCCGTAAGAATGCTGCATTCAATTTATacccatttaaaaaataataattttaaaagacaagCCTCTGCAGCTAGGTGAAGCAAAAGAATTATGCAAAATGtagctgttttagaaaatacttgaaagtgcattaaaaatagGACGGAATATTCTTAGTTAATAAAATGGTTCTGAGAACTGCTGAAGCCAAGACAGCTAGCTTTATATCATGATGCGGTTTTTGTCTCACACAGCCTTGATTTTAAAATGCGGGCTGctaatcataatcatcatcatcatctctttGATTTATGACTGCAACTGCAGTCTGAACAGAGCCCATTAGTTGTTTTTCGTTTTACGGACACAGGGGGCAGCAGTGAGCCCGTCGTGTGTTGAGATGGTGAGACGAAGAAGATTCCGCGCTGGAAAACGATTTTGAACAAACCACACTCAGGCAAGTTTTGTGACTCGTCAGAAGTAATATCAACCAAGATGTTTCTTTTAGTGGAAAGGGGCTTCAATTGTGAGGACTAACTGATAGGTTTGGTGAATATATCTAAGCGGAACTTTAAAAGGGCACCACTACTGTGAAGCGCCTGGACTGAGGTGCCTTAACAACGGCGGATGGGTTTCAAATCCTtcagctcaaaaaaaaacaacacactgtcCGAATAAGGGTGCATCTGTATTAAATTGTGACGGTCACGAAAACAGGTTGTGTTGACGCACCGACAGCCGAGAAACACGTTGTTGGCCCAGACCATGGACAGGGAGAGCAGGTGGTCCAGCTGCTGGAACTCGTAGTCGTTTATGTTCCGCAGAATGAACTCCCTCCTGGCCTGCCAGTGTTTGTCACTCTCCCAGTAACCTCGAAACGTTTCCACCTGGTCGGCCAGAGCTCGGTTCTGTTGAATAAAATCCTCCACGTCCAGGCCTGACATCTTGCTCCTCTCCCACCGGGTCAACAAAGGCACCTTCCTCTCTTCGAAGCGGGTCTTGGAAGTTGTTTTTCAGCGTAGCGTGTTTTCAACAGCGCCACTTAGTGGCGGAGGTGAGCGCTGCGACGGACTTGAAAGACCCTCCTTACCGAGCTTTATTGCCGGTGGTGGAAGTGGAAGTAGAAATACCATACTGTCCATACCATACTCCATAACAAAtagaagtcctgcattcagcAGTTTATTTAAGTGAAATTACAAAAGTACGGtcagcaaaatatttttaaagtatcaaaaacaaaagtactCATTACGCAGAAAAAAGGCTCATTCGATGATGttgtattatatatacatagatattatattataagattattattactagtgtatttatgtgtaagtagacttttacttttatagtGGGTcgaggcagaaaaaaaatgtaatgattctGTATCGTGTTGGACACTTCAATCTGCAAAACCCCCACTctcaagaaaacattttctgaatatAGTTACACCATAAAAACCTAATTTTCCTAATTGTCTCTCAGAGAAGTAAgaatgttgttttcagtttgtatcGGTTTCTTTAAAAATGCTCTTCTTGCTGCACaacaattatgaaaaatgtaattgttttagaaaatactTGAAAGCACATTGAAAATAGGTTggaatattcagatttttttcacttttattaaagaaaataagactttaaGGACTCGAGTGCAGATTAAAATGACTTGATAAGAAGGAGATTTTGTCCACTgaacaatatattatattttagaaGAATCCTGTATAATTTGCATAGAAATTATTATACTGGATAGTAAATAGTCAGTATTAGTgcttaataaatgtagtggagtagaagtttaaagtggcagaaaatggaacTACTCAAGCACAAGTACCTCCAAATTGTATAGTACTtgattaaatgtacttagttactttccttAGTTAATTTcagttgaattgaattaattacACGTGCAACACGTCAATTCATCATATCAAAGATTAGTGTACATGCAAAAATTGGTATTAAGCAAGTGAGTATTAAAACTTAACGGTTGCTTTGGGTGTGATATTTTGAGACCACAATAGCACGAACTGCACAGTCATTTGCTGCAACTTGTTTAAGGtttaaaattctcttttttgCCTTGCACTGTCTGCTCCAGCGATACCTCCCTATACTCAATACttatgtacaaacacacatacacacgcacaaa containing:
- the cdkn2aipnl gene encoding CDKN2AIP N-terminal-like protein codes for the protein MSGLDVEDFIQQNRALADQVETFRGYWESDKHWQARREFILRNINDYEFQQLDHLLSLSMVWANNVFLGCRYSTELLEKVKEMAEGIVVEDAPVFKTRDEIIKKQQGR